A stretch of the uncultured Desulfobacter sp. genome encodes the following:
- a CDS encoding DUF1007 family protein, giving the protein MCRLNWLFGLQLLFFIILFPFPGLSHPHVFISQRTDFVFDDKGLAGFRVNWTFDEMFSVMISEDFDSDHNQVLDAQEVAVIKEKAFGYIAPYNYYIHVKIDGKPFEVKFIKTFNAWLDNGTVCYEFFIPCHVLAADTPKQVVVSPYDPEYYSDIYFPDKTPLTMENAGAFSTEILTARDQSTLIYYETVNPMAIFLSFKRK; this is encoded by the coding sequence ATGTGTCGACTCAATTGGCTTTTTGGACTACAACTCCTTTTTTTTATTATCCTGTTTCCCTTTCCCGGGTTGTCTCATCCCCATGTATTCATTTCCCAGCGCACTGATTTTGTGTTTGATGATAAAGGCTTGGCTGGTTTCAGGGTGAACTGGACCTTTGACGAAATGTTTTCCGTCATGATCAGCGAGGATTTTGACTCGGACCATAACCAGGTCCTGGATGCCCAAGAAGTGGCGGTGATTAAAGAAAAAGCCTTTGGATATATTGCCCCGTACAATTATTATATCCATGTTAAAATTGACGGAAAACCCTTTGAGGTGAAGTTCATCAAGACATTTAATGCATGGCTTGATAACGGCACCGTCTGCTATGAATTTTTCATACCCTGCCATGTCTTGGCTGCGGATACGCCCAAGCAGGTCGTGGTATCGCCCTATGATCCGGAGTACTACTCCGATATCTATTTTCCGGATAAAACGCCTTTGACGATGGAAAACGCAGGAGCCTTTTCCACTGAGATACTGACAGCCCGGGACCAATCCACCCTGATTTATTATGAAACGGTAAATCCCATGGCAATTTTTCTTTCGTTTAAACGAAAATAA